A part of Anaerotignum faecicola genomic DNA contains:
- a CDS encoding DNA topoisomerase 3, protein MAFRLVIAEKPSVAQTIAAALGIKGKQDGYIEGGGYLISWCVGHLVQLAEAAAYGEQYKKWSFDSLPILPEEWQYAVDPDKGKQFKTIKELMHRADVSEVVNACDAGREGELIFRFVYEVAGCKKPMRRLWISSMEDGAIKAGFASLKDGRDYGALFASALCRAKADWLIGINATRLFSCLYGKTLNVGRVQTPTLKMLTDRDAAISHFQKEKYYHVRLDLSGADAASERISDKAEADALKGACEAGKAVCVSLTREKKTAAPPKLFDLTSLQRETNRIFGYTAKQTLDLAQSLYEKRLLTYPRTDSSFLTDDMGGTAADIIALLCEKLPFMAGADFTPEIAKVLDSKKVSDHHAIIPTMELAKADPDALPESEKNILTLAGARLLFATAEPHIYEAVTAVFSCAGTDFTARGKTVLAEGWKELERRYRATLKDKPEAEDGENEGVTLPELSEGQNFPNPAAKVTEHTTTPPKPHSEASLLSAMERAGNGDTDPDAERRGLGTPATRAAVIEKLVKGGFAERKGKQLIPTQNGAALISVLPDMLTSPQLTAEWENNLTQIAKGAADPGEFLSGIEAMARELVQTHAAALDGKKDLFREEKPSVGKCPRCGSPVHEGKKNYYCSNKECAFVMWKNDRFFEERKTAFSAKIAAALLKSGKVNVKKLYSPKTGKTYDGTIVLADTGGKYVNYRIEVQKN, encoded by the coding sequence ATGGCATTTAGACTTGTGATTGCAGAAAAGCCGAGCGTGGCGCAGACTATCGCCGCCGCGCTTGGCATTAAGGGGAAACAGGACGGGTATATCGAGGGCGGCGGCTACCTCATTTCATGGTGCGTCGGGCATTTGGTACAGCTTGCGGAAGCTGCCGCCTACGGGGAGCAATATAAAAAATGGAGTTTTGACAGCTTACCCATTCTGCCGGAGGAATGGCAGTACGCCGTTGACCCGGACAAGGGGAAGCAATTCAAAACCATTAAAGAGCTTATGCACCGCGCCGACGTTTCCGAAGTGGTAAATGCGTGTGACGCGGGGCGCGAGGGTGAATTGATTTTCCGCTTTGTCTACGAAGTGGCGGGCTGCAAGAAGCCCATGCGCCGCTTGTGGATTTCTTCAATGGAGGACGGGGCGATTAAGGCGGGCTTTGCTTCCCTCAAAGACGGGCGGGACTATGGCGCGCTCTTTGCGTCCGCCCTCTGCCGCGCAAAGGCTGACTGGCTTATCGGCATTAACGCCACCCGGCTTTTCTCCTGCCTGTATGGAAAGACCTTGAACGTGGGGCGCGTCCAGACCCCGACCTTAAAAATGCTCACCGACCGGGACGCGGCTATCTCCCATTTCCAGAAAGAAAAATATTATCATGTTCGCCTTGATTTATCCGGCGCGGACGCGGCAAGCGAAAGGATTTCGGACAAGGCAGAAGCCGACGCGCTGAAAGGGGCTTGCGAAGCGGGAAAGGCGGTATGCGTTTCCCTTACCAGAGAGAAGAAAACCGCAGCCCCGCCAAAGCTCTTTGACCTTACCTCTTTGCAGCGGGAAACGAACCGCATTTTCGGTTACACCGCAAAGCAGACCCTTGACCTTGCACAATCCCTTTATGAAAAGCGGCTCCTTACTTATCCGAGGACGGACAGCAGCTTTCTTACTGACGACATGGGCGGCACCGCAGCGGACATTATCGCGCTGCTCTGCGAAAAGCTCCCCTTTATGGCGGGCGCGGACTTCACGCCGGAGATTGCAAAGGTATTAGACAGCAAGAAAGTATCAGACCACCACGCAATCATTCCCACTATGGAGCTTGCAAAGGCTGACCCGGACGCGCTGCCGGAAAGCGAGAAGAATATCCTTACCCTTGCGGGGGCGCGTCTGCTTTTTGCCACCGCCGAGCCGCATATTTATGAAGCGGTTACGGCGGTTTTCTCATGCGCCGGGACAGACTTCACCGCAAGGGGAAAGACCGTACTTGCGGAGGGTTGGAAAGAGCTTGAACGCAGATACCGGGCGACGCTGAAAGATAAGCCCGAAGCAGAGGACGGGGAAAATGAGGGCGTGACGCTGCCGGAGCTTTCCGAGGGACAGAACTTTCCTAACCCCGCCGCAAAAGTAACGGAGCATACCACAACGCCGCCGAAGCCCCACAGCGAAGCGTCGCTTCTCTCTGCTATGGAGCGAGCCGGGAACGGGGACACCGACCCGGACGCGGAACGCCGGGGGCTTGGCACTCCCGCCACCCGCGCCGCCGTCATTGAAAAACTGGTAAAGGGCGGCTTTGCAGAGCGCAAGGGGAAGCAGCTTATCCCCACGCAGAACGGAGCCGCCCTTATATCAGTCTTGCCGGATATGCTCACTTCCCCGCAGCTTACCGCAGAATGGGAAAACAATCTGACGCAGATAGCAAAGGGAGCCGCAGACCCCGGCGAATTTCTGTCCGGCATTGAAGCTATGGCGCGGGAGCTTGTGCAGACACACGCCGCAGCACTGGACGGGAAAAAGGATTTGTTCCGGGAGGAAAAGCCCTCTGTCGGCAAATGCCCCCGTTGCGGTTCCCCCGTCCATGAGGGGAAGAAAAACTATTATTGCAGCAACAAAGAATGTGCCTTTGTCATGTGGAAGAATGACCGCTTTTTCGAGGAACGCAAGACCGCTTTTTCCGCGAAGATTGCCGCCGCGCTCCTTAAATCCGGCAAAGTGAATGTGAAGAAGCTCTATTCCCCGAAAACAGGCAAGACCTATGACGGAACTATCGTTCTGGCTGACACTGGCGGGAAATACGTCAACTACCGTATCGAAGTACAGAAGAACTAA
- a CDS encoding DUF4366 domain-containing protein encodes MNKKILRTLTALCAALMLTGGFSVTAFAQTPEGQDATDDSGVVYEEPEKEEPLTPDGNATLVDDFGGNKQLITVTTKNGNYFYILIDRDDEGEDTVHFLNQVDEADLMALMEDGSTEAAPPAVCSCTDKCEAGKVNVSCPVCKDNMTACSGKEAEPETEKPTEQPKEKGNTGGLVLFLVVALLGGGGAFYYFKFMKPKQNVKGDTDLEDFDFDDYDEDEGDGLSDEEQEDEEA; translated from the coding sequence ATGAATAAGAAAATCCTTAGAACCTTGACCGCACTCTGCGCCGCCCTCATGCTGACGGGCGGCTTTTCCGTCACCGCCTTTGCACAGACCCCGGAGGGACAGGACGCGACCGACGACAGCGGCGTTGTCTATGAGGAACCCGAAAAGGAAGAACCCCTTACCCCGGACGGGAACGCGACCCTTGTAGACGATTTCGGCGGCAACAAGCAGCTTATCACAGTGACGACCAAAAACGGCAATTACTTTTATATCCTTATCGACCGGGACGACGAGGGCGAGGACACCGTACATTTCCTTAATCAAGTGGACGAAGCCGACCTTATGGCACTCATGGAGGACGGAAGCACCGAAGCAGCCCCGCCCGCCGTTTGCAGTTGCACCGATAAATGCGAAGCCGGAAAGGTAAATGTGAGCTGCCCTGTCTGCAAGGACAACATGACCGCTTGCAGCGGCAAGGAAGCGGAGCCGGAAACCGAGAAACCAACAGAGCAGCCCAAAGAGAAAGGCAATACAGGCGGGCTTGTGCTTTTCCTTGTCGTGGCACTTCTTGGCGGCGGGGGCGCGTTCTATTATTTTAAGTTTATGAAGCCAAAGCAGAACGTCAAGGGCGACACCGACCTTGAAGATTTCGATTTTGACGATTACGACGAGGACGAGGGGGACGGGCTTTCTGATGAAGAACAGGAGGACGAGGAAGCATGA
- a CDS encoding DUF4315 family protein — MAMNKIERIDKEIAKTREKITEYQNRLRGLEAQKTEAENLQIVQLVRSMRLSPHELSAMLSGGGIPGMEAAPGYPAEPADHDTEEMEDTENE; from the coding sequence ATGGCTATGAACAAAATTGAACGTATCGACAAAGAGATTGCAAAGACCCGCGAGAAAATCACCGAGTACCAGAACAGATTAAGGGGGCTTGAAGCGCAGAAAACCGAAGCGGAAAACCTGCAAATCGTACAGCTTGTGCGCTCCATGCGCCTTTCCCCGCATGAGCTTTCCGCTATGCTTTCCGGCGGCGGTATTCCGGGCATGGAAGCCGCGCCGGGCTACCCCGCAGAACCCGCAGACCACGACACCGAAGAAATGGAGGACACCGAGAATGAATAA
- a CDS encoding YodL domain-containing protein, protein MEKKKGYSMFERDKLDPADSMRIERNIYFEEQTADLSGLTALPLEQLQALREEYAAAEQAAFEALQEQAAAWDEQAGKTLAIDKAIEYVRTPEATHTANQWEATDYGKHISNRVYQMRYHISENTRYDREKEKSIPYSWTLSWSIYTNSPHNYGQAKIAGQERKVFADKAAMEKYLNGRIKAYQHLFTEVSPPIPPEYAEHFKVNGQLLPGYAIEGEERAQPTAEKAAPTTAEPPQDTEQRKERETINEQFSILIDSRSRFETGKPGGVWLPMPTTTEQLHAAMESVGITADNPQDFFINGYSSTEDCPFDLPLSVIQSASMDELNYFGKLLEMQSDGDKDKFAAAVTHGEYAGSMKDLINLAQNLDCYWLYPTVRSEEDYGYYLIDELDELELPEEAKKYFKYEEYGRDAVSKDKGQFTEQGYIYNNQNTFTEWYRGTENEIPKEYRVMSFPQPERGGQDKTFMDAAATEQTARTAAEQPQEPHPVIPIVLTAGKPAEKLKEITDRLEQGITELFDSERYKEYLKVMSKFHNYSFRNTVLIAMQKPDASLLAGFSAWKNNFERNVMRGQKGIKIIAPSPYKIKQEMQKIDPHTQKPIIGKDGKPVTEEKEITIPAYKVVSVFDVSQTEGKELPDIAVDELTGDVDRYKDFFAALEKTSPVPIAFENIEGGSHGYYHLEDKRIAINEGMSELQTLKTAIHEIAHAKLHDIDLNAPKDEQPRVDRRTREVEAESVAYTVCQHYGLDTSDYSFGYVAGWSSGRELSELKSSLETIRSAAAEIINSIDANFAELQKAQDKEQTAGQEQPTREGQEAAPQPEAPKKADTAGKEKPEAAPKEAFTPETIYRVRRNPYSDSRENSHLLQAYVTQENGRAKMGDVLYTGTPEKCRELMGQLKSGELTEGDVKQLYAKAQETAQTTGQDKDTFSIYQIKGGDETRDFRFEPYDRLQAAGNVVDKANYELVYSAPLAPETSLEDIYTRFNIDHPKDFKGHSLSVSDVVVLHQNGQDTAHYVDSVGFRQVPEFLQEQKQLTPDELTTGETIQTPRGTFHVTAMSREQIEAAGYGFHHQSDDGKYLIMGNGTRAFAVAAEQPEKANPLKHIEDTVEQNDNNFDGIINNTPTVDELEAKVKAGETISLVDLANAVKADKERGKEAKPEKKPSIRAQLRADKEKAQKKNAKQKLQDLERS, encoded by the coding sequence ATGGAAAAGAAAAAAGGTTACTCCATGTTTGAGCGTGACAAGTTAGACCCGGCTGACAGTATGCGGATAGAGCGAAATATTTATTTTGAGGAACAGACCGCTGACCTTTCCGGGCTTACCGCCCTGCCCTTAGAACAGTTACAGGCATTGCGGGAAGAATACGCGGCGGCTGAACAGGCAGCTTTTGAAGCCTTGCAAGAACAGGCGGCGGCATGGGACGAACAGGCGGGAAAGACCCTTGCCATTGACAAAGCCATTGAGTATGTGAGGACACCCGAAGCTACGCATACCGCGAACCAGTGGGAAGCTACGGACTACGGGAAGCACATCAGCAACCGCGTCTACCAAATGCGCTACCACATATCCGAGAATACCCGGTATGACAGGGAAAAAGAGAAATCCATTCCCTATTCGTGGACGCTTTCATGGAGTATTTACACCAACAGCCCCCACAATTACGGACAGGCAAAAATCGCCGGACAGGAAAGGAAAGTCTTTGCAGACAAGGCAGCTATGGAAAAATATCTGAATGGGCGTATCAAAGCCTATCAGCATTTATTCACCGAGGTATCGCCGCCTATCCCGCCAGAGTATGCAGAGCATTTCAAAGTAAACGGGCAGCTTTTACCGGGCTATGCTATCGAGGGCGAGGAACGGGCGCAGCCTACCGCTGAAAAAGCAGCCCCCACCACAGCAGAGCCGCCACAGGACACCGAACAGAGAAAGGAGCGTGAAACCATAAACGAGCAGTTTTCAATTCTTATCGACAGCCGCAGCCGCTTTGAAACAGGCAAACCGGGCGGCGTGTGGCTTCCCATGCCGACCACAACAGAGCAGCTTCATGCGGCTATGGAAAGCGTCGGCATTACCGCAGACAATCCGCAGGATTTTTTCATCAACGGGTATTCTTCTACGGAGGACTGCCCCTTTGACTTGCCGCTTTCCGTTATCCAAAGCGCAAGCATGGACGAGCTGAATTATTTTGGAAAACTTCTGGAAATGCAGAGTGACGGGGACAAGGATAAATTTGCGGCGGCGGTTACACATGGCGAGTATGCCGGAAGCATGAAAGACCTTATCAACCTTGCACAAAACCTTGACTGTTACTGGCTCTATCCCACTGTCCGCAGCGAAGAAGATTACGGTTATTATCTTATCGACGAACTGGACGAGCTGGAGCTTCCCGAAGAAGCAAAGAAATATTTCAAGTATGAAGAATACGGGCGGGACGCAGTTAGCAAGGATAAGGGGCAGTTTACCGAACAGGGCTATATCTATAACAATCAGAACACCTTTACCGAATGGTATCGGGGAACGGAAAACGAGATACCCAAAGAATACCGCGTTATGAGCTTCCCACAGCCGGAACGCGGCGGACAGGACAAGACCTTTATGGACGCAGCCGCCACAGAGCAGACCGCCCGAACCGCCGCAGAGCAGCCACAGGAGCCGCACCCGGTTATCCCTATCGTGCTGACAGCCGGGAAGCCCGCCGAGAAATTAAAAGAGATTACCGACCGTCTGGAACAGGGCATTACGGAACTCTTTGACAGCGAGCGTTACAAGGAATATCTGAAAGTCATGTCAAAATTCCATAATTACAGCTTCCGAAACACCGTCCTTATCGCCATGCAGAAGCCGGACGCTTCCCTTTTGGCGGGCTTTTCCGCTTGGAAGAACAACTTTGAGCGAAATGTGATGAGAGGGCAAAAGGGAATTAAAATCATTGCCCCGTCGCCCTATAAAATCAAACAGGAAATGCAGAAAATCGACCCGCACACGCAGAAGCCCATAATCGGCAAGGACGGAAAGCCCGTCACCGAGGAAAAGGAAATCACCATACCCGCCTACAAGGTGGTATCCGTCTTTGACGTTTCCCAGACCGAGGGAAAGGAACTGCCGGACATTGCCGTTGACGAACTGACAGGCGACGTTGACCGCTATAAGGACTTTTTCGCAGCCCTTGAAAAGACTTCCCCCGTTCCTATCGCCTTTGAGAATATCGAGGGCGGCTCTCATGGCTACTACCACTTGGAGGACAAGCGCATTGCTATCAACGAGGGCATGAGCGAATTACAGACCTTAAAGACCGCCATTCACGAAATCGCCCATGCGAAGCTGCACGACATTGACCTCAACGCGCCAAAGGACGAGCAACCCCGCGTTGACCGCCGCACCCGCGAAGTCGAAGCGGAAAGCGTCGCCTATACCGTCTGCCAACATTACGGGCTTGACACGTCGGACTATTCTTTCGGCTATGTCGCCGGGTGGAGCAGCGGGCGGGAGCTGTCCGAGCTGAAAAGCTCCCTTGAAACGATACGCAGCGCAGCCGCCGAGATTATCAATTCCATAGACGCGAATTTTGCGGAGCTGCAAAAGGCACAGGACAAGGAGCAGACCGCCGGACAGGAGCAGCCCACCAGAGAGGGACAAGAAGCCGCGCCACAGCCGGAAGCCCCGAAAAAAGCAGATACAGCCGGGAAAGAAAAGCCGGAAGCAGCCCCGAAAGAAGCCTTTACCCCGGAAACGATTTACAGAGTGCGCCGGAACCCTTACAGCGACAGCCGGGAAAACAGCCACCTCTTGCAAGCCTATGTGACACAGGAGAACGGGCGGGCGAAAATGGGCGACGTGCTTTATACGGGAACGCCGGAGAAATGCCGCGAGCTTATGGGGCAGCTCAAAAGCGGCGAGCTGACCGAGGGCGACGTAAAGCAGCTTTACGCAAAGGCACAGGAAACGGCGCAGACCACCGGACAGGACAAGGACACCTTTTCCATTTACCAGATAAAGGGCGGGGACGAAACAAGGGACTTCCGCTTTGAGCCTTACGACCGCCTGCAGGCGGCGGGAAATGTGGTTGATAAAGCGAACTATGAGCTTGTCTATTCCGCGCCCCTTGCGCCGGAAACTTCCCTTGAAGATATTTATACCCGCTTCAATATCGACCACCCAAAAGATTTTAAGGGACACAGCCTTTCCGTTTCGGACGTGGTAGTGCTTCATCAGAACGGACAGGACACCGCGCATTACGTTGACAGCGTAGGCTTCCGGCAAGTGCCGGAGTTTTTACAGGAGCAGAAGCAGCTTACCCCGGACGAGCTGACAACGGGCGAAACAATCCAGACACCGAGGGGGACTTTCCATGTGACCGCCATGAGCCGGGAGCAGATAGAAGCCGCCGGATATGGCTTTCACCACCAGTCGGACGACGGAAAGTATCTGATTATGGGGAACGGGACGCGGGCGTTTGCTGTTGCCGCAGAGCAGCCGGAAAAGGCAAACCCCTTGAAGCATATCGAGGACACCGTAGAGCAGAACGACAACAACTTTGACGGTATCATCAACAACACCCCTACCGTTGACGAACTGGAAGCAAAGGTTAAGGCGGGAGAAACAATTTCCCTTGTTGACCTGGCTAACGCGGTCAAAGCCGACAAAGAGCGCGGCAAGGAAGCGAAGCCGGAAAAGAAGCCCTCTATCCGGGCGCAGCTTAGGGCTGACAAGGAAAAGGCGCAGAAGAAAAACGCAAAGCAGAAATTACAGGATTTGGAAAGGAGCTGA
- a CDS encoding C40 family peptidase, which produces MTREGAVEVNAATGKKKRISKRIRDADFAKTEAPPQPEQAAQPLPGGATSPPLTDTPPLPHAPGAEREQDTAAAERVLERIDGARTRKASKKAARKAQAEATAKEKSSRLQFTDEERATPELERYIRKSDKAADRLDAAKAAIPKEKKLVRERTFDEATGKGKTRLHFEEQEKPIGKNKPHNNPLSRPAQEAGIFVHNKIHSVEKDNSGVEGAHKSEELAERGAKYGARKVKEGYHSHKLKPYRAAAKAEKAAFKANVDFQYHKALHDNPQIAGNPLSRFMQKQQIKRQYAKSARKGGAKTAQKAAENTRKAAKKTAEETKKAIAFVGRHPAGVCIAVAALLLFIMVSAGLSSCGSMFSGLMNGILGTSYTSEDSDLVATENNYAAKENELQQQIDNIESTHPGYDEYRYDLDSIGHNPHELASYLTALLQTYTPQSAQAELNRVFAMQYTLTLTEETEIRYRTETSTDPETGETTTEEVPYEYHILNVKLTNKPISEIAEELLTPQQLEMYRVYLETSGNKPLIFGGGSPDMGASEDLSGVQLVNGTRPGNTAVVDLAKRQVGNVGGRPFWSWYGFNSRVEWCACFVSWCYNQAGKSEPRFAGCQSQGVPWFQSRGQWGARGYENIAPGDAIFFDWDGDGSADHVGLVIGTDGERVYTVEGNSGDACKIKSYPVNYSCIKGYGLMNWN; this is translated from the coding sequence ATGACCCGCGAGGGGGCTGTCGAGGTAAACGCCGCTACCGGGAAAAAGAAACGTATCAGCAAGCGGATAAGGGACGCGGACTTTGCAAAGACCGAAGCCCCACCGCAGCCGGAACAGGCAGCGCAGCCCCTACCGGGCGGCGCAACTTCCCCGCCCTTAACCGACACGCCGCCGCTTCCCCATGCGCCGGGGGCAGAACGGGAACAGGACACCGCAGCAGCCGAGCGCGTCTTGGAACGTATCGACGGGGCGCGTACCAGAAAGGCGAGCAAAAAGGCGGCGAGGAAAGCACAGGCAGAAGCCACAGCAAAAGAAAAATCTTCCCGCTTGCAGTTTACCGACGAGGAACGGGCAACGCCGGAGCTTGAAAGGTATATCCGAAAATCGGACAAAGCAGCCGACCGTCTGGACGCGGCAAAGGCGGCTATCCCCAAAGAAAAGAAACTTGTACGGGAGCGCACCTTTGATGAAGCCACCGGGAAAGGCAAGACCCGCCTACATTTTGAGGAACAGGAAAAGCCCATAGGAAAGAATAAGCCCCACAATAACCCGCTATCCCGCCCCGCACAGGAAGCGGGTATTTTCGTCCACAACAAGATACATTCCGTTGAAAAGGACAATTCCGGCGTTGAGGGGGCGCACAAATCCGAAGAACTGGCAGAGCGCGGCGCAAAGTACGGGGCGCGGAAAGTCAAGGAGGGCTACCACAGCCACAAGCTCAAACCCTACCGGGCGGCGGCAAAGGCAGAGAAAGCGGCGTTCAAGGCGAATGTGGATTTTCAGTACCATAAAGCCCTGCATGACAATCCGCAGATTGCGGGCAATCCCCTTTCCCGCTTCATGCAGAAGCAGCAAATCAAGCGGCAGTATGCAAAGTCGGCAAGGAAAGGCGGCGCAAAAACGGCGCAGAAAGCCGCAGAGAACACCCGCAAGGCGGCAAAAAAGACCGCCGAGGAAACAAAAAAGGCAATCGCTTTTGTAGGGCGGCACCCGGCGGGCGTATGTATCGCCGTTGCCGCGCTACTCTTATTCATCATGGTATCGGCGGGGCTTTCCTCTTGCGGTTCCATGTTCTCCGGCTTGATGAACGGCATACTTGGGACTTCCTACACGTCGGAGGACAGCGACCTTGTGGCGACGGAGAACAATTACGCCGCAAAGGAAAACGAGCTTCAGCAGCAGATTGACAATATCGAAAGCACCCACCCCGGCTATGACGAATACCGCTATGACCTTGACAGTATCGGGCATAACCCCCATGAGTTAGCGTCCTACCTCACCGCCCTTTTACAGACCTACACCCCGCAGAGCGCACAGGCAGAGCTAAATCGCGTCTTTGCCATGCAGTACACTTTGACGCTGACAGAAGAAACGGAAATCCGCTACCGCACAGAAACAAGCACAGACCCGGAAACAGGGGAAACGACCACCGAGGAAGTACCCTACGAGTACCATATCCTCAACGTGAAGCTGACGAACAAGCCCATTTCCGAGATTGCGGAGGAACTTCTAACGCCACAGCAGCTTGAAATGTACCGCGTCTATCTGGAAACAAGCGGAAACAAACCGCTGATTTTCGGCGGCGGCTCCCCCGATATGGGCGCGTCCGAGGATTTAAGCGGCGTACAGCTTGTAAACGGCACACGCCCCGGCAACACCGCCGTTGTAGACCTTGCGAAGCGGCAAGTCGGCAACGTGGGCGGGCGACCCTTTTGGAGCTGGTACGGATTTAACAGCCGCGTGGAATGGTGCGCCTGTTTCGTTTCATGGTGCTACAATCAAGCCGGAAAGAGCGAGCCGCGCTTTGCCGGGTGCCAGTCACAGGGCGTACCCTGGTTCCAGTCACGCGGGCAATGGGGCGCGAGGGGCTATGAGAATATCGCCCCCGGCGACGCTATCTTTTTCGACTGGGACGGGGACGGGAGCGCAGACCATGTGGGGCTTGTTATCGGAACGGACGGGGAGCGCGTCTATACCGTCGAGGGCAATTCCGGCGACGCCTGCAAGATAAAGAGCTACCCCGTCAATTACTCCTGTATCAAAGGCTATGGGCTGATGAACTGGAATTAA